Proteins from a genomic interval of Clostridium scatologenes:
- a CDS encoding sigma-70 family RNA polymerase sigma factor → MIKAEEYIPLVSKVTGGIYKRLSFRYSYDDLFQVGCVGLMKAIKGFDESKGYKFTTYAYKIIKGNIYCFIRDDSWYVAKRNKDRLKESYAPDSLDRMVGEKDTPIIDLIEGNISECEDFDLTIALNKLPKSLKKIILMKYFYEFTWEEISKAINVSQSSLYRHKVKAFEILRKELMS, encoded by the coding sequence GTGATTAAAGCAGAGGAGTATATACCATTGGTTTCCAAGGTAACAGGTGGAATTTACAAGAGGCTTAGTTTTAGATATAGCTATGATGATTTATTTCAAGTTGGTTGTGTGGGACTTATGAAAGCAATTAAAGGCTTTGATGAATCCAAGGGTTACAAATTTACAACATATGCTTATAAAATCATAAAGGGAAATATTTATTGTTTTATAAGAGATGATAGTTGGTATGTTGCTAAAAGAAATAAAGATAGACTTAAAGAATCATATGCTCCAGATTCATTAGACAGGATGGTTGGAGAAAAAGATACTCCAATAATAGATTTAATAGAAGGTAATATATCTGAATGTGAAGATTTTGATTTAACTATAGCATTAAACAAGTTACCTAAATCTTTAAAGAAAATTATTTTAATGAAGTACTTTTATGAGTTCACATGGGAAGAAATATCAAAGGCAATAAATGTATCACAAAGTTCATTATATAGACATAAAGTTAAAGCATTTGAAATCTTAAGAAAGGAGTTGATGTCATGA
- a CDS encoding DUF2800 domain-containing protein, which translates to MPEQHAILSASSSHRWLTCPPCVKLEQNFPNKTSEYAAEGTLAHELGEITLRHTLGEMITKIYNSRLKKIQEDKLFTADMPDYIETYVDTCMEKFSEAKTKTTDAIFKVEQKLDFSEWVPEGFGTGDFVTIADGTMEICDLKYGKGVPVSAKNNPQMRLYALGAIAEFSFLYDIKNVKMTIIQPRLDSISTDEITVKDLLEWAEKVLKPTAELAFKGEGEFKAGEHCGFCRAKSICKARADKNLELAKYEFRSTDSLSEKDIAEILVQADELAKWVKDVQEYALDQALQGASYSGWKVVEGRSNRKYTDTGKVAEVLIANDYTEDKIYKPKELQGLTNMEKLVGKKKLNQLISDLIEKPQGKPVLVPDADKRPVFNSAKADFD; encoded by the coding sequence ATGCCAGAACAACATGCAATATTAAGTGCCAGTTCTTCGCATAGGTGGCTCACTTGTCCACCTTGTGTGAAGCTAGAACAAAACTTCCCAAATAAAACAAGTGAATATGCAGCAGAAGGAACACTCGCTCATGAGCTTGGAGAAATAACGTTAAGACATACATTAGGTGAAATGATTACAAAAATCTATAATTCAAGACTTAAGAAAATTCAAGAAGATAAATTATTTACTGCTGACATGCCTGACTATATAGAAACTTATGTTGATACTTGTATGGAGAAGTTTTCTGAGGCTAAAACAAAAACCACTGATGCTATTTTCAAAGTTGAACAGAAACTAGATTTTAGTGAATGGGTTCCTGAAGGTTTTGGAACAGGTGATTTTGTAACAATAGCAGATGGAACAATGGAAATATGTGATTTAAAGTATGGTAAGGGTGTTCCAGTAAGTGCGAAAAATAATCCACAAATGAGACTTTATGCTCTTGGTGCAATAGCTGAATTTAGTTTCTTATATGATATTAAGAATGTAAAAATGACTATAATTCAACCAAGGCTTGATTCAATAAGTACTGATGAAATAACAGTAAAGGACCTATTAGAATGGGCAGAAAAAGTTTTAAAACCTACAGCAGAACTTGCATTTAAAGGTGAGGGTGAATTTAAAGCAGGAGAACATTGTGGATTCTGTAGAGCTAAATCAATATGCAAGGCTAGAGCAGATAAAAACTTAGAATTAGCAAAATATGAGTTTAGGTCCACTGATAGCTTAAGTGAAAAAGATATAGCTGAGATTTTAGTACAAGCTGATGAACTTGCTAAATGGGTTAAAGATGTACAAGAGTATGCATTAGATCAAGCACTACAGGGTGCCTCATATAGTGGTTGGAAGGTTGTTGAAGGTAGAAGCAACAGAAAATACACTGACACTGGAAAAGTAGCTGAGGTATTAATTGCTAATGATTACACAGAAGATAAAATTTATAAACCTAAGGAACTTCAAGGACTTACTAATATGGAAAAGCTTGTAGGTAAGAAAAAATTAAATCAGTTAATAAGTGATCTCATAGAAAAACCTCAGGGTAAACCAGTGTTAGTTCCAGATGCAGATAAAAGACCAGTGTTTAATTCTGCAAAAGCAGATTTTGATTAG
- a CDS encoding DUF2815 family protein yields the protein MSNIKAKRTGTKVTTGKVRLSYAHLFEPHAIEGNEPKYSVSVIIPKTDTETLKAIKEAVNEAKEQGKSKWNGKVPATLKTPLRDGDAERPDDEAYANCYFLNANSKNKPGVVDASVQPILDATEVYSGCYGRLTLNFYPYSASGNKGIAAGLGNVQKLEDGEPLGGFTRAEDDFDAIETAAEDFLG from the coding sequence ATGTCAAATATAAAAGCAAAAAGAACAGGAACAAAGGTAACTACAGGAAAGGTTAGATTAAGCTATGCTCACTTATTTGAGCCTCATGCAATAGAAGGAAATGAACCAAAGTATTCAGTAAGTGTAATAATCCCTAAGACAGATACAGAAACTTTAAAAGCAATCAAGGAAGCTGTAAATGAAGCTAAGGAACAAGGTAAAAGTAAATGGAATGGTAAAGTACCGGCCACATTAAAAACACCTCTTCGTGACGGAGATGCAGAAAGACCAGATGATGAAGCTTATGCAAATTGTTACTTCTTAAATGCGAATTCTAAGAACAAGCCCGGTGTGGTTGATGCAAGTGTACAACCTATACTAGATGCTACAGAAGTATACAGTGGATGTTATGGAAGATTAACACTTAATTTTTATCCATATAGTGCTTCAGGAAATAAAGGAATTGCTGCTGGACTTGGTAATGTCCAGAAATTAGAAGATGGTGAACCACTTGGAGGATTTACAAGAGCAGAAGACGATTTTGATGCTATAGAAACAGCAGCAGAGGACTTCTTAGGTTAA
- a CDS encoding virulence-associated E family protein encodes MEYKAENKRPVKIKYDGSITLATGKSRHEKHWKNKNMLYSELVEKLSNTTRTPETYVEYKKMPKSERDRIKDVGGFVGGSLKNGRRKAENVANRTLLTLDLDYVNGDIWSSIELLWDFGCLMYSTHTHAPDNQRLRLIIPLSRPVLPDEYQAIARMVANDLGIDQFDDTTYEPCRLMYWPSTSSNGEYVFKVQDLKWLDPDEVLTRYTFGWQDVSYWPESSRARAKINTAIKKQEDPLEKKGVIGAFCRTYTITEVIEELLKDVYVPGADDTRYTYAEGSTTGGVVIYEDKFSYSHHGTDPTSGILCNAFDLVRIHKFGALDDDAKEDTPVNRLPSFTRMSEFAANDEKVIQTLGKERMEKAQEDFDTIIPDEEIDTEWVKDLVYTEQGKLRSTISNFLLIIENEPLLKGRIAYNEFSNRAVVTNQLPWRNKNNKADWNDTDDSGLREFIEKYYKISSTAKCADALALSFENHSIHPVKEYLNNLFWDGIKRIDTLLIDYLGAEDNNYVRTVTRKILVAAVARVFVPGIKFDNMPVLSGPQGIGKSTIIKKLGKDWYSDSLTTVSGKEAYEQLQGVWLLEMGEMMATKKADIEATKQFLSKQEDIYRVAYGRRTSRFPRQCVFIGTTNDREFLRDKTGNRRFWPVDVGVATQSKNVFKDLTDYEIDQVWAEAVMLWNDKEPLYLSKDELKEAEKQQEAHSEESAKAGLIEEYLNRSITDNWYSLGLSERRNYIHGSDFGDLPEGNILRSKTCVMEIWCELFNGDPKSLTPIQSREINDILKGLKGWEKNIAPLSFGKIYGKQRAYTRKQN; translated from the coding sequence TTGGAATATAAAGCAGAAAATAAGAGACCTGTCAAAATAAAATATGATGGATCTATAACTCTTGCCACCGGAAAAAGTAGACATGAAAAACATTGGAAAAATAAGAACATGCTCTATTCTGAGCTAGTTGAAAAGTTAAGTAATACAACAAGAACTCCTGAAACTTATGTTGAATATAAGAAAATGCCTAAAAGTGAAAGAGATAGAATTAAGGATGTTGGTGGATTTGTAGGAGGTTCATTAAAGAACGGTCGTAGAAAAGCTGAGAACGTTGCTAATAGAACTTTATTAACTCTAGACCTAGACTATGTTAATGGAGATATATGGTCCAGTATAGAACTATTATGGGACTTTGGATGCCTTATGTATTCAACTCATACACATGCACCAGATAATCAGAGATTAAGACTTATAATTCCACTATCGAGACCAGTTCTTCCAGATGAATATCAGGCTATAGCAAGAATGGTAGCTAATGATTTAGGAATAGACCAGTTTGACGATACAACTTACGAACCATGTAGATTAATGTATTGGCCAAGCACATCAAGTAATGGAGAATATGTATTTAAGGTGCAAGACCTAAAGTGGCTGGATCCAGATGAAGTATTAACAAGGTATACATTTGGATGGCAGGATGTAAGTTATTGGCCAGAAAGTTCAAGAGCTAGGGCAAAAATAAATACTGCTATTAAAAAGCAAGAGGACCCACTAGAAAAGAAAGGTGTTATAGGTGCTTTCTGTAGAACCTACACAATAACTGAAGTAATAGAAGAACTTTTAAAAGATGTTTATGTACCTGGTGCAGATGATACCAGGTACACATATGCGGAAGGAAGTACCACAGGTGGAGTTGTAATTTATGAAGATAAGTTTTCATATTCACACCATGGTACTGATCCAACAAGTGGGATACTGTGTAATGCTTTTGACTTAGTAAGAATTCATAAATTTGGTGCCTTAGATGATGATGCAAAAGAAGATACTCCGGTTAATAGATTACCATCTTTTACTAGAATGTCAGAGTTTGCTGCAAATGATGAAAAAGTAATCCAGACTTTAGGTAAAGAACGTATGGAGAAAGCTCAAGAGGACTTTGACACAATTATACCGGATGAAGAAATAGACACTGAATGGGTAAAGGATTTAGTTTATACAGAACAAGGAAAGCTAAGAAGTACCATAAGTAACTTTCTTTTAATTATTGAAAATGAACCACTGCTTAAAGGTAGAATTGCTTATAATGAATTTTCAAATAGAGCCGTAGTTACTAATCAACTTCCTTGGAGAAATAAAAATAATAAGGCTGATTGGAATGATACTGATGATAGTGGGCTTAGAGAATTTATAGAAAAGTATTACAAAATAAGTTCTACTGCAAAATGTGCTGATGCATTAGCTTTAAGTTTTGAAAATCATTCAATACATCCAGTAAAGGAGTACCTAAATAATTTGTTTTGGGATGGCATTAAAAGGATTGATACCTTACTTATAGATTACTTAGGCGCTGAGGACAACAATTATGTAAGGACAGTTACAAGAAAAATATTAGTTGCTGCAGTAGCAAGAGTTTTCGTTCCCGGAATTAAGTTCGATAACATGCCTGTCTTAAGTGGTCCTCAGGGAATAGGTAAAAGTACTATTATAAAAAAACTAGGTAAAGATTGGTACAGTGATAGTTTAACAACAGTAAGTGGTAAAGAGGCCTATGAACAACTACAGGGTGTGTGGCTTTTGGAAATGGGAGAAATGATGGCCACTAAGAAAGCTGATATTGAAGCTACCAAACAATTTTTATCTAAGCAGGAAGATATTTATAGAGTTGCTTATGGAAGAAGGACAAGTAGATTCCCACGTCAGTGTGTTTTCATTGGAACTACTAACGATAGGGAGTTCCTAAGAGATAAGACAGGTAATAGAAGATTCTGGCCCGTAGATGTAGGAGTAGCAACTCAGAGCAAAAATGTATTTAAGGACCTAACAGATTATGAAATTGACCAAGTATGGGCAGAAGCCGTTATGTTATGGAATGACAAAGAACCTCTATATTTAAGTAAAGATGAATTGAAGGAGGCTGAAAAGCAACAGGAGGCTCATAGTGAAGAAAGCGCAAAGGCTGGATTAATAGAGGAATATCTCAATAGATCTATTACCGATAATTGGTATAGTTTAGGGTTATCAGAAAGAAGAAACTATATTCATGGTTCAGATTTTGGAGACCTTCCAGAAGGTAATATATTGCGAAGCAAAACTTGTGTTATGGAAATATGGTGTGAACTTTTTAATGGCGATCCTAAGAGTCTTACACCTATACAATCACGCGAAATTAATGATATTCTTAAAGGTTTAAAAGGATGGGAGAAAAATATTGCACCCTTAAGCTTTGGAAAAATTTATGGAAAACAAAGGGCATACACGCGGAAACAAAATTAA
- a CDS encoding DUF4317 family protein, whose amino-acid sequence MNKRDLADIRKEFKLGAYMLPIKEVYSVYLKKDNGEIIAKELNIFERMDTEKEELYLENFKKILTGTLDSKIFELNFKNKDTQDILYKALNDTGSINIYADKIVNMISENYTYDTDVVINFIKAEYYKAKKKDEEKEDDFVQAYDLILCTVNKVDLPKKALKLDYSDLTFKPNSALDMMINLKSPLDGFMFPSFSNGYVDADKIMYYSSKSKWLNNVFVEEVLGCKIKATAAEEKQIFDAILNTVIGDRIRPEIIQEIYENIMETLEDWDDEENKPSINMGRLKNILEFSGLSTEKVKSAFEELCGSDYEFRIMNIIPDMYSKSIKIENEYASISIEPKKLNTVKQIISQNGRKCLVLELNEDVQINGFMLESES is encoded by the coding sequence ATGAATAAAAGGGATTTAGCAGACATAAGAAAAGAATTTAAACTAGGAGCTTATATGCTTCCTATAAAAGAAGTATATAGTGTTTATTTGAAAAAAGATAATGGAGAAATCATAGCAAAAGAATTAAACATTTTTGAAAGAATGGACACTGAAAAGGAAGAGCTTTACCTAGAAAATTTTAAGAAGATATTAACTGGTACCTTGGATTCCAAAATATTTGAACTGAATTTTAAAAATAAAGATACTCAGGATATTTTGTACAAAGCTTTAAATGATACAGGCAGTATAAATATTTATGCAGATAAAATAGTGAATATGATATCTGAAAATTATACTTATGACACTGACGTTGTTATAAACTTTATAAAAGCAGAGTACTACAAGGCTAAGAAAAAAGATGAAGAAAAGGAAGATGATTTTGTACAAGCATATGACCTTATATTATGCACTGTAAATAAGGTAGACTTACCAAAGAAAGCCTTAAAACTTGACTATTCAGATTTAACCTTTAAACCAAACTCAGCATTAGATATGATGATAAATTTAAAATCTCCATTAGATGGTTTTATGTTTCCAAGTTTCAGTAATGGCTATGTGGATGCAGATAAAATAATGTATTACTCTTCAAAATCAAAATGGCTTAATAATGTTTTTGTAGAAGAGGTGCTTGGATGCAAAATTAAAGCTACTGCAGCAGAAGAAAAGCAAATATTTGACGCAATACTAAATACTGTTATTGGTGATAGGATTAGACCTGAAATTATACAAGAAATATATGAAAATATAATGGAAACACTAGAGGATTGGGATGATGAAGAAAATAAACCAAGCATTAATATGGGGAGGCTTAAAAACATTCTAGAATTTTCTGGGTTAAGTACAGAAAAAGTTAAAAGTGCTTTTGAAGAATTATGTGGAAGTGATTATGAGTTTAGAATTATGAATATAATTCCTGATATGTACAGTAAATCCATAAAGATTGAAAATGAATATGCAAGTATATCAATTGAACCTAAAAAGCTTAATACAGTAAAACAAATAATATCACAAAACGGTAGGAAGTGCCTGGTATTAGAATTAAATGAAGATGTTCAGATAAACGGATTTATGCTAGAAAGTGAATCCTAA
- a CDS encoding VRR-NUC domain-containing protein — MLESVIERKLKKQIELIGGKALKFVSPGVSGVPDRIVLLPQGKIIFVELKAPGKKRRKLQEYRTKELQTLGFRVECIDSFESINKFIGGLKNEI, encoded by the coding sequence ATGTTAGAAAGTGTTATTGAAAGAAAACTGAAAAAACAAATTGAGTTGATTGGTGGTAAAGCTTTAAAGTTTGTTAGTCCAGGAGTGTCAGGAGTGCCAGATAGGATTGTTCTTTTACCACAAGGAAAGATTATTTTTGTAGAACTTAAAGCACCAGGTAAAAAAAGAAGAAAGCTTCAAGAATATAGAACAAAAGAATTACAGACTTTAGGTTTTAGAGTTGAGTGTATAGATTCCTTTGAAAGTATTAATAAATTTATAGGTGGTTTGAAAAATGAAATTTAA
- a CDS encoding MazG nucleotide pyrophosphohydrolase domain-containing protein has product MILNKNEKLGCDNINSSFKDLFKKLKEEVNELEKEVEKEDKVNMAAETLDVIQMCIALLLKLFMSGINIENSVHKHNKKLTNRNWKPRAIIKISIK; this is encoded by the coding sequence ATGATATTAAATAAAAATGAAAAGCTTGGTTGTGACAATATTAATAGTAGTTTCAAAGATTTATTTAAAAAGCTCAAAGAAGAAGTTAATGAATTAGAGAAAGAAGTAGAAAAAGAAGATAAGGTCAATATGGCTGCAGAAACTTTAGATGTAATTCAAATGTGTATTGCTTTATTACTAAAATTATTCATGAGTGGAATTAATATTGAAAATTCTGTTCATAAACACAATAAGAAGTTAACAAATAGAAATTGGAAACCAAGAGCTATTATAAAAATTAGTATAAAGTAG
- a CDS encoding SNF2-related protein — MKFKPWNYQEYAINHMIDHEASGLFLDMGMGKTVSTLTAVDELLFLGLVYKVLVIAPLRVAEDTWSTEVEKWDHLKHLKISKILGTKKDRERALMKNADIYVTNRENVDWLVNECFGKWMFDMVVIDELSSFKSSKAKRFRSLRKVRPYFKRIVGLTGTPAPNSLIDLWPQIYLLDGGKRLGKTIGSYREQYFTPGNRNQFVVYNWNLKEGAAEAIENKISDICVSMKAKDYLNLPERIDNLIEINLPETAIKKYKELEKDLVLELDKNDITAANAAVLTNKLLQMSNGAIYSENHDVVEIHEEKLKALLEIIEASNGKPVLVFYSFKHDFDRIVDFLKSKKLKAVGLKDSKDIKKWNNGEIPILLIHPASAGHGLNLQYGGNIVVWFGLTWSLELYQQANARLYRQGQKETVIINHIIAKGTVDEDVMKALGNKEVNQNILLEAVKARIKNIK, encoded by the coding sequence ATGAAATTTAAACCTTGGAACTATCAAGAATATGCAATTAATCACATGATAGATCATGAAGCTTCAGGATTATTCCTAGATATGGGTATGGGAAAAACAGTTAGTACCTTAACTGCAGTAGATGAGTTATTATTTTTAGGTTTAGTTTATAAAGTTTTAGTTATAGCACCTTTAAGAGTAGCAGAAGATACATGGAGTACTGAAGTTGAAAAATGGGACCATCTGAAACACTTAAAAATATCAAAAATCTTAGGAACTAAAAAAGATAGAGAAAGAGCTTTAATGAAAAACGCTGATATCTATGTTACTAATAGAGAGAATGTTGATTGGTTAGTTAATGAATGTTTTGGTAAGTGGATGTTTGATATGGTTGTTATAGATGAATTAAGTTCTTTTAAAAGTTCTAAAGCCAAAAGGTTCAGGTCTTTGAGAAAAGTAAGACCTTACTTTAAAAGAATAGTAGGACTTACTGGAACACCAGCACCTAATAGTCTAATTGATTTATGGCCACAAATTTATTTACTTGATGGTGGTAAAAGATTAGGAAAAACAATAGGTAGTTATAGAGAACAATACTTTACCCCAGGCAATAGAAATCAGTTTGTAGTATATAACTGGAATTTAAAAGAAGGTGCGGCAGAAGCAATTGAAAATAAAATATCAGACATTTGTGTTTCCATGAAAGCGAAGGATTATTTGAACTTACCTGAAAGAATAGACAATCTTATAGAAATTAATTTGCCTGAAACTGCAATAAAAAAATATAAAGAGTTAGAAAAAGATCTTGTTTTAGAACTTGATAAAAATGACATAACAGCAGCAAATGCAGCAGTACTTACAAACAAATTATTGCAAATGTCTAATGGAGCTATCTATTCAGAAAATCATGATGTTGTGGAAATTCATGAAGAAAAATTAAAAGCTTTACTAGAAATCATTGAAGCATCAAATGGAAAACCAGTTTTAGTATTTTATAGTTTTAAACATGATTTTGATAGAATAGTTGATTTTCTAAAGTCTAAGAAATTAAAAGCAGTAGGGTTAAAGGATTCAAAAGATATTAAGAAATGGAATAATGGAGAAATACCAATACTTTTAATACATCCGGCTTCAGCAGGACATGGTTTAAATCTTCAGTATGGTGGAAATATTGTTGTTTGGTTTGGACTTACTTGGAGCTTAGAACTTTATCAACAGGCAAATGCAAGATTATATAGGCAAGGGCAAAAGGAAACTGTAATTATAAATCATATAATTGCAAAAGGAACAGTTGACGAAGATGTTATGAAAGCCTTAGGAAATAAGGAAGTAAATCAAAATATATTACTTGAGGCTGTAAAAGCTAGAATTAAAAATATAAAGTAG
- a CDS encoding sigma factor-like helix-turn-helix DNA-binding protein, translated as MTKEELSKLRTISKEIEQIKRELENIEPEYVKDSVTGSSVHYPYTKHSINIEGYDIKNYERKVQRIQNRLHRKVTELIEEKDILTEYIYNLDDSDLRQILMYRYINGLPWKEIGENMGYGTSTIRLKHSKFLKSLAPISTLEDV; from the coding sequence TTGACTAAAGAAGAACTATCAAAGTTAAGAACAATTTCGAAAGAAATAGAACAAATTAAAAGAGAATTAGAAAATATTGAACCTGAATATGTAAAAGATTCTGTAACTGGATCAAGTGTACATTATCCTTATACAAAGCATAGTATCAATATAGAGGGATATGATATTAAAAATTATGAACGTAAGGTTCAAAGAATACAAAACAGATTACATCGTAAAGTCACTGAACTTATAGAAGAAAAAGATATATTAACAGAATATATTTATAATTTAGATGATAGTGACTTAAGACAGATACTTATGTATAGATATATAAATGGTCTACCTTGGAAAGAGATAGGAGAAAATATGGGATATGGTACAAGCACAATTAGATTAAAGCATTCTAAATTTTTGAAAAGTTTAGCACCCATTAGCACATTGGAAGATGTATAA
- a CDS encoding KTSC domain-containing protein — protein MNLLPVSSSRMNGVGYENNTMYIQFKDGSIYAYENVSESDYRNFINSPSLGSALSRFDKIHPYHRV, from the coding sequence ATGAATTTACTTCCTGTATCATCAAGTCGAATGAATGGAGTTGGTTATGAGAATAATACAATGTATATTCAGTTTAAAGATGGGTCAATTTATGCTTACGAAAATGTATCAGAATCTGATTATCGTAATTTTATAAATTCACCTTCTTTAGGATCAGCTTTGTCTCGTTTCGATAAAATACATCCTTATCACAGAGTTTAA
- a CDS encoding DNA polymerase: protein MDVLSIDVETYCDLDIRDVGAYKYCEHPSFEILLFAYAFNNDPIEVIDFAQDEELPEKVLQALDDPQIIKSAFNANFERNAIANDMYFSNGMPPEQWQCTMIKALTLGLPGSLDMVGKAMHFEEDKQKMKEGKALIQYFCKPCKPTKSNGGRTRNLPEHAPEKWEIFKKYNKQDVEVERDIRNKLSRYQTTEKEQRLWGLDQHINDRGVGVDLQLVEKAIECDSNYNQRLTEAAIELTGLGNPNSPTQLKKWIGERVGHEIKSLTKDSIPALIEESNDEKVKKILELRQLMAKTSIKKYLTMQRARCKDGRVRGLLQFYGANRTGRWAGRLVQVQNLPQNHLPDLDDARNFIRTGRFNEVEFLFDSIPDTLSQLIRTAFIPKEGNRFIVADFSAIEARVIAWYAGEKWRLEVFNNSGDIYCASASKMFKVPVEKHGINGHLRQKGKIAELALGYGGSVGALTSMDKKKDIPEEELPGLVHDWRNANPCITKFWWDVDKAAKKAIRERTTVTLQYGLKFIYDPGVLFIQLPSGRKLAYLRPKIEPGAYDKPVITYEGMEQTSKQWKRIDTYGPKLVENIIQATARDCLGITMMRVEEKGFHIVMHVHDELILDVPKDEGDVEEICNIFAEPIEWAPGLPLNADGYECDYYMKD, encoded by the coding sequence ATGGATGTTCTAAGCATAGACGTTGAAACATACTGTGACTTAGATATTAGAGATGTGGGTGCTTATAAGTATTGTGAGCACCCATCATTTGAAATATTACTGTTTGCATATGCTTTCAATAATGATCCTATAGAAGTAATAGATTTTGCACAAGATGAAGAACTACCAGAAAAAGTCCTACAAGCTCTTGATGATCCACAAATAATTAAAAGTGCTTTCAATGCTAATTTTGAAAGAAATGCAATAGCAAATGATATGTATTTTTCTAATGGTATGCCACCGGAACAATGGCAGTGCACAATGATTAAAGCTCTAACACTTGGTTTACCTGGTAGCTTAGATATGGTAGGTAAGGCAATGCACTTTGAAGAAGATAAGCAAAAAATGAAAGAGGGTAAAGCTTTAATACAGTATTTTTGTAAGCCTTGTAAGCCAACTAAGTCGAATGGTGGAAGAACTAGAAACCTTCCAGAACATGCACCTGAAAAATGGGAAATCTTTAAAAAATATAATAAGCAAGATGTTGAAGTTGAAAGAGATATAAGAAATAAATTAAGCAGATATCAAACTACAGAAAAAGAACAAAGACTATGGGGGTTAGATCAGCACATAAATGATAGAGGTGTTGGTGTAGATTTACAACTAGTAGAAAAAGCAATTGAATGCGACAGCAACTATAATCAAAGACTTACAGAAGCAGCTATTGAGTTAACTGGATTAGGTAATCCTAATAGTCCAACTCAATTAAAAAAGTGGATTGGAGAAAGGGTTGGCCATGAAATTAAAAGTCTTACAAAGGACAGCATACCAGCACTCATAGAAGAAAGTAATGATGAAAAAGTTAAAAAAATTTTAGAATTAAGACAGCTTATGGCTAAGACTTCTATTAAAAAATATTTAACTATGCAACGTGCCAGATGTAAAGATGGAAGAGTAAGAGGACTCTTACAATTTTACGGTGCTAATCGTACAGGAAGATGGGCTGGGAGATTAGTGCAAGTGCAGAACCTTCCACAAAATCATTTACCAGATTTAGATGATGCAAGAAATTTTATAAGAACAGGTCGTTTTAATGAAGTAGAGTTTTTATTTGATAGTATACCTGATACACTCTCACAGCTTATCAGAACAGCTTTTATACCCAAAGAGGGTAATAGGTTTATTGTAGCTGACTTTAGTGCTATAGAGGCAAGAGTAATTGCTTGGTATGCAGGAGAAAAATGGAGGCTTGAAGTTTTTAATAATAGTGGAGACATTTATTGTGCTTCTGCATCTAAAATGTTTAAGGTTCCTGTAGAAAAGCATGGTATTAATGGACACCTAAGACAAAAAGGAAAAATAGCAGAATTAGCACTAGGTTATGGCGGAAGTGTTGGAGCTCTTACGAGTATGGATAAGAAAAAAGATATTCCTGAAGAAGAACTTCCAGGACTTGTACATGATTGGAGAAATGCAAATCCGTGTATAACAAAATTTTGGTGGGATGTAGATAAAGCAGCTAAGAAAGCTATAAGAGAAAGAACAACAGTAACTTTACAATATGGACTTAAGTTTATATATGATCCAGGAGTTTTATTCATTCAGTTACCATCAGGAAGAAAGCTTGCATACTTAAGACCTAAAATAGAACCAGGAGCTTATGATAAACCAGTTATTACTTATGAAGGTATGGAACAAACTTCAAAGCAGTGGAAAAGAATAGATACCTACGGACCTAAACTAGTAGAAAATATTATTCAGGCTACTGCAAGAGATTGTTTAGGTATAACAATGATGCGTGTTGAAGAAAAAGGCTTTCATATTGTTATGCATGTACATGATGAATTAATACTTGATGTACCTAAGGATGAAGGTGACGTTGAAGAAATATGTAATATCTTTGCTGAACCTATAGAGTGGGCTCCAGGACTTCCATTAAATGCAGATGGCTATGAATGTGATTATTACATGAAGGATTAA